The following proteins are co-located in the Solanum pennellii chromosome 8, SPENNV200 genome:
- the LOC107028809 gene encoding serine/threonine-protein kinase RUNKEL isoform X1 codes for MNQYHIYEAIGRGKHSTVYKGRKKKTIEYFAIKSVDKSQKNKVLHEVRILHSLDHANVLKFYSWYETSAHLWLVLEYCVGGNLMSLLQQDGKLPEDSIHDLACGLVRALLYLHSKGIIYCDLKPSNILLDENGITKLCDFGLARKLSDISKTPSSQLPQIKRGTPYYMAPELFQDGGVHSYASDFWALGCVLFECYAGIPPFVGKEFTQLVRSIISDPTPALPGTPSRPLVNLINSLLIKDPSERMQWPELAGHAFWKTRFAPVPLPPQPAFDNMIEMSSKQCLSERNSEKPIQNKTPQKTREKDSKVSLKHDENSNTGSRGYVTPIKGISSGRKAQAKGSGRTTDDKQKDTSNNTRGVNLLRLSRIAKSNLMRENEKENYRRPLPNNSENDAELKVENTDMELDFNENNEDDTQDEPDETDSTQSPESTTSTPNLTEGNVEEMDIDSRHPDTPAVVNTPCSDYSRTSDHEQSSKYEVAAMLPNDSPQLKTPVIKENSANVSDISKPSTNLSDILWHPSDLSVRPVMPSRKSDKGSDAIPSLPFDAPQLSDFVKMSKEQLDSFNSRIISIVSGNTPSGEKQNVIRYLELLSSNADAANILTNGSIMLVLVKMLRHSKVTLLRAQLASLIGLLIRHSTFIGDELANSGILGALTDGLRDRQEKVRRFSMAALGELLFYISTQNEHARDNKPMESPSKDSRPSSCWQVTSPIISLVSSLLRNGEDDITQLYALRTIENISSQGGYWSARFTSQDVITNLCYIFRAPGKQESMRLTAGSCLARLVRFSPSSIQRVMEKLSFKDMVSSLVKRNPREQQICLNILNMTLLESHTLPSVGRYLLALVEDKNLVLNLVTLIEQGSEVLKGKALIFVALLCTNGKRWLPLFFCNAKLLSTVDRLVKEKDDFVKQCLDALGMVVTSTVPSLLECISGDIQQLKGGKRRGQIISVTSRNSSKNSMHLFPVVLHLLGCASLKRRVANYQVLQQLANLLKLVESPFQGRDDFQITLLRVLESIAEEMSLVQDSSSIFISQILPSLSVVYKGNKDGDARFLCLKILFDVMVILLDETSENEQKPENLKSISNSYFLPLYPSLIEDEDPIPVYAQKLLVMLIEYNHIDIADIVHMKIISQCFEFLLGDFSTANVNNVLLCLALTSAPELETKSLSQLKVVRKIGSLLEFVYAKEMEDFIEPTLRLCRAFLLRSVGTVRGTMFAKEPVRLYENSSDGASAFDQNECIRDIMDFGENVGVLLELTHLNEINVADLASECLILLLKAAPREATTGFLTNLPKVSLILESWRQSISHLLLQRILIALGYSCRQYLSHAMILSISLPEISKIEGIVSQVKSSTIPSLVDAVSRAALELQRLPRSI; via the exons ATGAatcaatatcatatatatgaagcTATTGGCCGTGGGAAACACTCG ACTGTATATAAAGGGAGGAAAAAGAAGACAATAGAGTATTTTGCGATTAAAAGTGTGGATAAATCTCAGAAAAACAAGGTTCTTCACGAA GTCAGAATTCTTCATTCTCTAGATCATGCAAATGTGTTGAAGTTCTACTCCTG GTATGAAACATCTGCACACCTGTGGTTGGTTTTAGAATATTGTGTTGGAGGAAATCTCATGAGCTTGCTTCAGCAG GATGGTAAGCTTCCCGAAGATTCAATTCATGATCTTGCTTGTGGCCTTGTTAGAGCTCTTCT ATATTTACATTCAAAGGGAATAATTTATTGCGACTTAAAGCCATCAAACATTCTATTGGATGAAAATGGAATcacaaag CTGTGTGATTTTGGATTAGCAAGAAAATTGAGTGATATATCAAAGACACCTTCCTCCCAG TTACCACAAATAAAGCGAGGAACCCCATATTACATGGCTCCCGAGCTTTTCCAAGATGGAGGGGTCCATTCCTATGCCTCTGATTTCTGGGCTCTTGGTTGCGTCTTGTTTGAATGCTATGCTGGGATACCTCCTTTTGTTGGCAAAGAATTTACCCAGCTAGTGAGATCAATCATTTCTGATCCAACTCCAGCACTTCCTGGCACCCCAAGCCGCCCCTTGGTCAATCTGATTAATTCTCTTCTTATAAAAGATCCTTCTGAAAGAATGCAGTGGCCCGAGCTTGCAGGACATGCTTTCTGGAAAACAAGATTTGCTCCAGTGCCTTTACCTCCTCAGCCTGCTTTTGATAATATGATAGAAATGTCTTCTAAGCAATGCCTTTCAGAAAGGAACAGTGAAAAGCCAATACAAAACAAGACCCCACAAAAGACTCGTGAAAAAGATTCTAAGGTGTCCCTCAAGCATGATGAAAATTCAAATACTGGATCCAGAGGTTACGTGACACCAATTAAAGGCATATCCAGTGGCCGGAAAGCTCAAGCGAAGGGTTCTGGCAGGACAACTGATGACAAGCAAAAAGACACCTCGAACAATACTAGAGGTGTCAATCTATTACGTCTTTCAAGAATtgcaaaatcaaatttaatgaGGGAGAATGAGAAGGAGAACTACCGTAGGCCACTGCCTAATAACTCTGAGAATGATGCTGAACTTAAGGTTGAAAATACTGACATGGAACTTGACTTTAATGAGAATAATGAGGATGATACACAAGATGAACCTGATGAAACTGATAGCACTCAGAGTCCCGAGTCAACTACTTCAACTCCAAATCTGACGGAGGGTAATGTGGAAGAGATGGATATTGATAGCAGACATCCAGATACACCAGCGGTGGTTAATACACCTTGCTCAGATTATTCAAggacatctgaccatgaacagtCTTCTAAATATGAAGTGGCTGCTATGCTACCTAATGATAGCCCTCAGCTAAAGACTCCTGTGATTAAAGAGAACTCTGCGAATGTCTCTGATATCTCAAAACCATCTACGAACCTTTCAGATATTCTTTGGCATCCATCTGATCTCTCAGTCAGACCTGTAATGCCTAGCAGAAAATCAGATAAAGGTTCAGATGCAATTCCTTCCCTTCCATTCGATGCACCTCAACTATCTGATTTTGTCAAAATGTCAAAGGAGCAATTAGACTCTTTTAATAGTAGAATCATCAGTATTGTTAGTGGGAATACTCCCTCAGGGGAGAAGCAAAATGTGATCAGATACCTTGAGCTTTTGAGCAGCAATGCTGATGCAGCCAACATCTTGACCAATGGGTCTATTATGCTGGTTCTAGTCAAAATGCTTCGTCACTCCAAGGTTACTCTGTTGCGTGCTCAACTTGCTTCACTTATCGGTTTGTTGATTCGTCACTCTACTTTTATTGGGGATGAGCTGGCAAATTCTGGAATATTGGGTGCACTAACTGATGGTCTGAGAGACAGGCAAGAGAAAGTGAGAAGGTTTTCCATGGCTGCTTTGGgtgaattactattttatatatctacTCAAAATGAGCATGCTCGGGATAACAAACCAATGGAATCTCCATCTAAGGACAGCCGACCCTCATCCTGTTGGCAG GTGACAAGTCCAATAATTTCATTGGTTTCATCACTTTTACGAAACGGAGAGGATGATATTACTCAACTTTATGCTCTGAGGACAATTGAAAATATCTCCAGTCAAGGAGGGTACTGGTCTGCTCGTTTCACCAGCCAAGATGTCATTACTAACCTCTGCTACATATTTAGGGCTCCTGGAAAGCAGGAGAGCATGAGGCTGACAGCAGGGTCTTGCTTGGCTCGTCTTGTTCGTTTTAGCCCTTCTAGTATTCAACGAGTCATGGAAAAACTTTCATTCAAGGATATGGTTTCAAGCCTGGTGAAGCGTAATCCACGAGAGCAACAAATCTGCTTAAACATTCTGAACATGACTCTCCTAGAAAGTCATACACTTCCAAGTGTTGGAAGGTACCTTCTTGCCTTGGTCGAAGACAAGAATCTTGTTCTGAATCTTGTGACTCTAATTGAGCAGGGAAGTGAAGTTTTGAAGGGAAAGGCACTCATATTTGTGGCTCTACTTTGTACGAATGGGAAGAGGTGGCTGCCACTATTTTTTTGCAATGCTAAACTGCTCTCAACCGTTGATAGGTTGGTTAAGGAGAAGGATGACTTTGTGAAGCAGTGTTTAGATGCACTTGGGATGGTTGTCACATCAACTGTACCAAGTTTGCTTGAATGTATATCTGGGGACATTCAGCAACTGAAGGGTGGTAAACGCCGTGGGCAGATAATTAGTGTCACAAGTCGAAATTCTTCTAAGAACAGTATGCATTTATTTCCTGTTGTTCTCCATCTTCTTGGGTGCGCTTCACTGAAAAGAAGGGTTGCTAATTATCAGGTTCTGCAACAGTTGGCAAATCTACTTAAACTGGTGGAGTCTCCTTTCCAG GGTAGAGATGATTTTCAGATAACACTTTTACGTGTTCTTGAGTCTATAGCAGAGGAGATGTCTCTGGTTCAGGATAGTTCTAGCATTTTTATTAGCCAGATTCTACCTAGTTTATCTGTTGTTTACAAAGGGAATAAAGATGGAGATGCCAGATTCTTGTGCCTGAAGATTTTGTTTGATGTGATGGTCATTTTACTGGATGAAACATCTGAAAATGAACAGAAGCCGGAGAATTTGAAGTCCATATCTAATTCTTACTTCCTCCCTCTCTACCCCTCTTTGATTGAGGATGAGGACCCAATACCTGTGTATGCTCAGAAACTTCTTGTGATGCTCATCGAGTATAACCATATAGATATTGCAGACATTGTCCACATGAAGATAATCTCCCAGTGCTTTGAATTTCTCCTTGGTGATTTCTCAACTGCAAATGTCAACAATGTACTGCTCTGCTTGGCTCTTACATCTGCTCCAGAGCTGGAAACCAAATCTCTCTCCCAACTAAAAGTTGTCAGAAAGATCGGAAGCCTTTTGGAATTTGTATATGCTAAGGAGATGGAAGATTTCATTGAACCTACACTTCGTTTGTGTAGGGCTTTCCTTTTACGCTCAGTAGGCACTGTGAGAGGCACTATGTTTGCAAAAGAACCTGTTCGTTTATATGAAAATTCCTCAGATGGAGCTAGTGCCTTTGATCAAAATGAATGCATCAGAGATATTATGGACTTTGGTGAAAATGTTGGGGTCTTATTAGAACTCACCCATTTGAATGAGATTAATGTTGCAGATTTAGCTTCTGAATGCTTAATTTTATTGCTCAAGGCAGCTCCAAGGGAAGCTACCACTGGGTTCCTGACAAATCTTCCCAAAGTCAGTCTCATCCTTGAGTCATGGAGACAAAGCATATCTCACTTGCTGTTGCAACGAATTCTGATCGCACTTGGTTATTCTTGTAGACAGTACCTGTCACATGCTATGATATTGTCAATAAGTTTGCCTGAGATATCGAAAATCGAAGGGATTGTTTCTCAGGTCAAAAGCTCCACAATACCATCTCTCGTTGATGCTGTTTCTCGTGCAGCATTGGAGCTTCAGAGACTGCCTCGTTCcatttga
- the LOC107028809 gene encoding serine/threonine-protein kinase RUNKEL isoform X2: MAPELFQDGGVHSYASDFWALGCVLFECYAGIPPFVGKEFTQLVRSIISDPTPALPGTPSRPLVNLINSLLIKDPSERMQWPELAGHAFWKTRFAPVPLPPQPAFDNMIEMSSKQCLSERNSEKPIQNKTPQKTREKDSKVSLKHDENSNTGSRGYVTPIKGISSGRKAQAKGSGRTTDDKQKDTSNNTRGVNLLRLSRIAKSNLMRENEKENYRRPLPNNSENDAELKVENTDMELDFNENNEDDTQDEPDETDSTQSPESTTSTPNLTEGNVEEMDIDSRHPDTPAVVNTPCSDYSRTSDHEQSSKYEVAAMLPNDSPQLKTPVIKENSANVSDISKPSTNLSDILWHPSDLSVRPVMPSRKSDKGSDAIPSLPFDAPQLSDFVKMSKEQLDSFNSRIISIVSGNTPSGEKQNVIRYLELLSSNADAANILTNGSIMLVLVKMLRHSKVTLLRAQLASLIGLLIRHSTFIGDELANSGILGALTDGLRDRQEKVRRFSMAALGELLFYISTQNEHARDNKPMESPSKDSRPSSCWQVTSPIISLVSSLLRNGEDDITQLYALRTIENISSQGGYWSARFTSQDVITNLCYIFRAPGKQESMRLTAGSCLARLVRFSPSSIQRVMEKLSFKDMVSSLVKRNPREQQICLNILNMTLLESHTLPSVGRYLLALVEDKNLVLNLVTLIEQGSEVLKGKALIFVALLCTNGKRWLPLFFCNAKLLSTVDRLVKEKDDFVKQCLDALGMVVTSTVPSLLECISGDIQQLKGGKRRGQIISVTSRNSSKNSMHLFPVVLHLLGCASLKRRVANYQVLQQLANLLKLVESPFQGRDDFQITLLRVLESIAEEMSLVQDSSSIFISQILPSLSVVYKGNKDGDARFLCLKILFDVMVILLDETSENEQKPENLKSISNSYFLPLYPSLIEDEDPIPVYAQKLLVMLIEYNHIDIADIVHMKIISQCFEFLLGDFSTANVNNVLLCLALTSAPELETKSLSQLKVVRKIGSLLEFVYAKEMEDFIEPTLRLCRAFLLRSVGTVRGTMFAKEPVRLYENSSDGASAFDQNECIRDIMDFGENVGVLLELTHLNEINVADLASECLILLLKAAPREATTGFLTNLPKVSLILESWRQSISHLLLQRILIALGYSCRQYLSHAMILSISLPEISKIEGIVSQVKSSTIPSLVDAVSRAALELQRLPRSI, encoded by the exons ATGGCTCCCGAGCTTTTCCAAGATGGAGGGGTCCATTCCTATGCCTCTGATTTCTGGGCTCTTGGTTGCGTCTTGTTTGAATGCTATGCTGGGATACCTCCTTTTGTTGGCAAAGAATTTACCCAGCTAGTGAGATCAATCATTTCTGATCCAACTCCAGCACTTCCTGGCACCCCAAGCCGCCCCTTGGTCAATCTGATTAATTCTCTTCTTATAAAAGATCCTTCTGAAAGAATGCAGTGGCCCGAGCTTGCAGGACATGCTTTCTGGAAAACAAGATTTGCTCCAGTGCCTTTACCTCCTCAGCCTGCTTTTGATAATATGATAGAAATGTCTTCTAAGCAATGCCTTTCAGAAAGGAACAGTGAAAAGCCAATACAAAACAAGACCCCACAAAAGACTCGTGAAAAAGATTCTAAGGTGTCCCTCAAGCATGATGAAAATTCAAATACTGGATCCAGAGGTTACGTGACACCAATTAAAGGCATATCCAGTGGCCGGAAAGCTCAAGCGAAGGGTTCTGGCAGGACAACTGATGACAAGCAAAAAGACACCTCGAACAATACTAGAGGTGTCAATCTATTACGTCTTTCAAGAATtgcaaaatcaaatttaatgaGGGAGAATGAGAAGGAGAACTACCGTAGGCCACTGCCTAATAACTCTGAGAATGATGCTGAACTTAAGGTTGAAAATACTGACATGGAACTTGACTTTAATGAGAATAATGAGGATGATACACAAGATGAACCTGATGAAACTGATAGCACTCAGAGTCCCGAGTCAACTACTTCAACTCCAAATCTGACGGAGGGTAATGTGGAAGAGATGGATATTGATAGCAGACATCCAGATACACCAGCGGTGGTTAATACACCTTGCTCAGATTATTCAAggacatctgaccatgaacagtCTTCTAAATATGAAGTGGCTGCTATGCTACCTAATGATAGCCCTCAGCTAAAGACTCCTGTGATTAAAGAGAACTCTGCGAATGTCTCTGATATCTCAAAACCATCTACGAACCTTTCAGATATTCTTTGGCATCCATCTGATCTCTCAGTCAGACCTGTAATGCCTAGCAGAAAATCAGATAAAGGTTCAGATGCAATTCCTTCCCTTCCATTCGATGCACCTCAACTATCTGATTTTGTCAAAATGTCAAAGGAGCAATTAGACTCTTTTAATAGTAGAATCATCAGTATTGTTAGTGGGAATACTCCCTCAGGGGAGAAGCAAAATGTGATCAGATACCTTGAGCTTTTGAGCAGCAATGCTGATGCAGCCAACATCTTGACCAATGGGTCTATTATGCTGGTTCTAGTCAAAATGCTTCGTCACTCCAAGGTTACTCTGTTGCGTGCTCAACTTGCTTCACTTATCGGTTTGTTGATTCGTCACTCTACTTTTATTGGGGATGAGCTGGCAAATTCTGGAATATTGGGTGCACTAACTGATGGTCTGAGAGACAGGCAAGAGAAAGTGAGAAGGTTTTCCATGGCTGCTTTGGgtgaattactattttatatatctacTCAAAATGAGCATGCTCGGGATAACAAACCAATGGAATCTCCATCTAAGGACAGCCGACCCTCATCCTGTTGGCAG GTGACAAGTCCAATAATTTCATTGGTTTCATCACTTTTACGAAACGGAGAGGATGATATTACTCAACTTTATGCTCTGAGGACAATTGAAAATATCTCCAGTCAAGGAGGGTACTGGTCTGCTCGTTTCACCAGCCAAGATGTCATTACTAACCTCTGCTACATATTTAGGGCTCCTGGAAAGCAGGAGAGCATGAGGCTGACAGCAGGGTCTTGCTTGGCTCGTCTTGTTCGTTTTAGCCCTTCTAGTATTCAACGAGTCATGGAAAAACTTTCATTCAAGGATATGGTTTCAAGCCTGGTGAAGCGTAATCCACGAGAGCAACAAATCTGCTTAAACATTCTGAACATGACTCTCCTAGAAAGTCATACACTTCCAAGTGTTGGAAGGTACCTTCTTGCCTTGGTCGAAGACAAGAATCTTGTTCTGAATCTTGTGACTCTAATTGAGCAGGGAAGTGAAGTTTTGAAGGGAAAGGCACTCATATTTGTGGCTCTACTTTGTACGAATGGGAAGAGGTGGCTGCCACTATTTTTTTGCAATGCTAAACTGCTCTCAACCGTTGATAGGTTGGTTAAGGAGAAGGATGACTTTGTGAAGCAGTGTTTAGATGCACTTGGGATGGTTGTCACATCAACTGTACCAAGTTTGCTTGAATGTATATCTGGGGACATTCAGCAACTGAAGGGTGGTAAACGCCGTGGGCAGATAATTAGTGTCACAAGTCGAAATTCTTCTAAGAACAGTATGCATTTATTTCCTGTTGTTCTCCATCTTCTTGGGTGCGCTTCACTGAAAAGAAGGGTTGCTAATTATCAGGTTCTGCAACAGTTGGCAAATCTACTTAAACTGGTGGAGTCTCCTTTCCAG GGTAGAGATGATTTTCAGATAACACTTTTACGTGTTCTTGAGTCTATAGCAGAGGAGATGTCTCTGGTTCAGGATAGTTCTAGCATTTTTATTAGCCAGATTCTACCTAGTTTATCTGTTGTTTACAAAGGGAATAAAGATGGAGATGCCAGATTCTTGTGCCTGAAGATTTTGTTTGATGTGATGGTCATTTTACTGGATGAAACATCTGAAAATGAACAGAAGCCGGAGAATTTGAAGTCCATATCTAATTCTTACTTCCTCCCTCTCTACCCCTCTTTGATTGAGGATGAGGACCCAATACCTGTGTATGCTCAGAAACTTCTTGTGATGCTCATCGAGTATAACCATATAGATATTGCAGACATTGTCCACATGAAGATAATCTCCCAGTGCTTTGAATTTCTCCTTGGTGATTTCTCAACTGCAAATGTCAACAATGTACTGCTCTGCTTGGCTCTTACATCTGCTCCAGAGCTGGAAACCAAATCTCTCTCCCAACTAAAAGTTGTCAGAAAGATCGGAAGCCTTTTGGAATTTGTATATGCTAAGGAGATGGAAGATTTCATTGAACCTACACTTCGTTTGTGTAGGGCTTTCCTTTTACGCTCAGTAGGCACTGTGAGAGGCACTATGTTTGCAAAAGAACCTGTTCGTTTATATGAAAATTCCTCAGATGGAGCTAGTGCCTTTGATCAAAATGAATGCATCAGAGATATTATGGACTTTGGTGAAAATGTTGGGGTCTTATTAGAACTCACCCATTTGAATGAGATTAATGTTGCAGATTTAGCTTCTGAATGCTTAATTTTATTGCTCAAGGCAGCTCCAAGGGAAGCTACCACTGGGTTCCTGACAAATCTTCCCAAAGTCAGTCTCATCCTTGAGTCATGGAGACAAAGCATATCTCACTTGCTGTTGCAACGAATTCTGATCGCACTTGGTTATTCTTGTAGACAGTACCTGTCACATGCTATGATATTGTCAATAAGTTTGCCTGAGATATCGAAAATCGAAGGGATTGTTTCTCAGGTCAAAAGCTCCACAATACCATCTCTCGTTGATGCTGTTTCTCGTGCAGCATTGGAGCTTCAGAGACTGCCTCGTTCcatttga